GCCCTTTACGTTTGCGGTAGCGTATGATAACAAAGAAAAAGAGCGAATAAACGACAACCATGACGATAACCATAATGACAAAACTCAATACGATCAAATCGTATTGGTCTCTCGCATTAGGGCCTTGCGGATTGAGCACTCCATCACAGCCCGCCAGCAAAAGCGAAAAAAGGGCCGCCAAGGGCAAAAAACGCCAACCCCGATTCCTTGCCAACATTTCATCAACCCCAATTCTGTGATTTCCGAAGCAGTTGTACATTGTCATTGATTCATATCAATTTATAATGATAATTACTATGTAGTTTATTGTCAATTATAATAAGTCTTTCTTAGGCCGTGTTCCAAGCGCTGTTCATATAATGTTCACACAATGTTAAAAATTAAATGAAGAACATGTAAAAAAAACCCTTGACGAGCGTCAACGGGTTTGTCGAGATAAGTAAAATATGGTCGAAAAAAGATATGCTACACGTTTTCCTTTTTCTTTTTTGCGCGCGGCTTTTGCGGCTTTTTAGGCTGCTGTTTTTGTTTTTGCTTCTGCTTCTTCTCAAGGATCAACCCCTGCTCCAAAGCTTCTTCCACATTTTTCGAGAACGTTACGCTGTCTACGGAAAAAACCGCGGGTTCCAATCCGTATCCCAGGAGCGCCTTGCGAATCTCGCTGTTCGCTTGCTCCGCCAGTAGTTTAAGATTGCTGCGGAAAGACGCAAACGGCATATCCCATTGCGCGATGAAATCCATAATCCGATTGATCGTCAAACTTTTGGCGAGCCCATATAAGTAACCGTTTTCAAAGATTTGGTTGGAATCCAAAATACTTTTCATTAATGCGCCGGGGTTTCCCACGCGAAAGGAAAAATGGCCCGACGCCCATATGGAAACATCGCCGAAATCGTCATCATGGCGTTTTGCCGGATTGATGCATGTCCAATTCTGAATCGGGGTCGGTTGCATGTTGACGAAAAAAATGTCCGCCGAAAAAGATGCGCTGCGCCCGCTCCAGGACTGCATTTCGTTTAACTTGGGCAAGCTAGCGGCATCCAATTGATATGTATGGCCCGAGCCCGTCAACACATCCGCCACTTTTCCGTCGCTTACAAAAACGGCGGTGCGCGTGTCCGGCACGACCAATTCCGCGCCGATTCTGATTTGATCTTCGCCGAGCGGATAACGGTATACGAGTGTGCTGCCTAACGTGTTGCCCAATTCAATGCGATCAAGCGCGCGCTTTTTTATAAAGCCGAATAGACTCATATTTGTACACTCCCCGCAACCAAAAATGTACGGCT
This sequence is a window from Bacilli bacterium. Protein-coding genes within it:
- a CDS encoding SPFH domain-containing protein, with the protein product MSLFGFIKKRALDRIELGNTLGSTLVYRYPLGEDQIRIGAELVVPDTRTAVFVSDGKVADVLTGSGHTYQLDAASLPKLNEMQSWSGRSASFSADIFFVNMQPTPIQNWTCINPAKRHDDDFGDVSIWASGHFSFRVGNPGALMKSILDSNQIFENGYLYGLAKSLTINRIMDFIAQWDMPFASFRSNLKLLAEQANSEIRKALLGYGLEPAVFSVDSVTFSKNVEEALEQGLILEKKQKQKQKQQPKKPQKPRAKKKKENV